Proteins from a genomic interval of Zingiber officinale cultivar Zhangliang chromosome 1B, Zo_v1.1, whole genome shotgun sequence:
- the LOC121980178 gene encoding uncharacterized protein LOC121980178 isoform X2 yields the protein MAAVGHGLAETGASRREWSRLAVAWRSLATARCWLTDSGRRRRPSDVWPPSCVWPTLAHVALLARVASLARVASLAVPGLSWQHEVEYLPVVFPDESKQQNIVKFSDRVSICRELNVVEDSRICSPLFDIPKVGEAKYMSEKKEKKI from the exons ATGGCTGCGGTTGGCCATGGCCTAGCCGAGACTGGTGCATCCAGGCGGGAGTGGTCGCGGCTAGCAGTGGCTTGGCGCAGTCTAGCCACTGCCAGGTGCTGGCTGACCGACTCTGGCCGCCGGCGCAGGCCTAGCGATGTCTGGCCGCCGTCGTGTGTATGGCCAACTCTGGCCCATGTCGCGTTGCTGGCCCGCGTCGCGTCGCTGGCCCGCGTCGCGTCGCTGGCAGTGCCTGGCTTAAGCTGGCAGCATGAG GTGGAATACCTTCCTGTTGTCTTTCCAGATGAGAGCAAACAACAAAACATAGTAAAATTTTCAGATAGG gtctcaatttGCCGTGAACTCAATGTAGTTGAAGACAGCCgtatttgttcacctcttttcgatattcctaa gGTTGGTGAGGCAAAATATATGTCAgagaaaaaa gaaAAGAAGATTTGA
- the LOC121980178 gene encoding uncharacterized protein LOC121980178 isoform X3, with translation MAAVGHGLAETGASRREWSRLAVAWRSLATARCWLTDSGRRRRPSDVWPPSCVWPTLAHVALLARVASLARVASLAVPGLSWQHEVEYLPVVFPDESKQQNIVKFSDRVSICRELNVVEDSRICSPLFDIPKFINIHLLICI, from the exons ATGGCTGCGGTTGGCCATGGCCTAGCCGAGACTGGTGCATCCAGGCGGGAGTGGTCGCGGCTAGCAGTGGCTTGGCGCAGTCTAGCCACTGCCAGGTGCTGGCTGACCGACTCTGGCCGCCGGCGCAGGCCTAGCGATGTCTGGCCGCCGTCGTGTGTATGGCCAACTCTGGCCCATGTCGCGTTGCTGGCCCGCGTCGCGTCGCTGGCCCGCGTCGCGTCGCTGGCAGTGCCTGGCTTAAGCTGGCAGCATGAG GTGGAATACCTTCCTGTTGTCTTTCCAGATGAGAGCAAACAACAAAACATAGTAAAATTTTCAGATAGG gtctcaatttGCCGTGAACTCAATGTAGTTGAAGACAGCCgtatttgttcacctcttttcgatattcctaagttcattaatataCATTTACTGATCTGTATATAA
- the LOC121980178 gene encoding uncharacterized protein LOC121980178 isoform X1 has product MAAVGHGLAETGASRREWSRLAVAWRSLATARCWLTDSGRRRRPSDVWPPSCVWPTLAHVALLARVASLARVASLAVPGLSWQHEVEYLPVVFPDESKQQNIVKFSDRVSICRELNVVEDSRLVRQNICQRKKKRRFEGEESFCGIRR; this is encoded by the exons ATGGCTGCGGTTGGCCATGGCCTAGCCGAGACTGGTGCATCCAGGCGGGAGTGGTCGCGGCTAGCAGTGGCTTGGCGCAGTCTAGCCACTGCCAGGTGCTGGCTGACCGACTCTGGCCGCCGGCGCAGGCCTAGCGATGTCTGGCCGCCGTCGTGTGTATGGCCAACTCTGGCCCATGTCGCGTTGCTGGCCCGCGTCGCGTCGCTGGCCCGCGTCGCGTCGCTGGCAGTGCCTGGCTTAAGCTGGCAGCATGAG GTGGAATACCTTCCTGTTGTCTTTCCAGATGAGAGCAAACAACAAAACATAGTAAAATTTTCAGATAGG gtctcaatttGCCGTGAACTCAATGTAGTTGAAGACAGCC gGTTGGTGAGGCAAAATATATGTCAgagaaaaaa gaaAAGAAGATTTGAGGGGGAAGAAAGCTTTTGTGGCATAAGAAGATGA